In one window of Arthrobacter pascens DNA:
- a CDS encoding MOSC domain-containing protein, with translation MHEAQPNLPIHLPNKVLVHTKLALAALPSADSATARPGEYAAALIAQNPRRHGSLKTFEQELEKTRIPRISRISVTPIKGFALSHPSSINLTSRGAEGDRDFFLIDDKGSVVSVSKTGAFSGFVPEYNAAGNELSITAPDGSVSREEVCLGETIVADFWGHHKAPARMVIGPWANWFSHVGGQNLRLVKASTPGGGIDLEPVTLLGGGTLKALEDHAGLEDLDDRRFRMLLNFSGAPAYAEDSWLNKEFQIGSARVYLTGPVKRCSAVTRNPDTGNRDLPLLRMLKQHRGLQESVLGMGVCLGVYAKVTLPGTVACGDEIIAVN, from the coding sequence GTGCACGAGGCACAGCCTAATTTGCCCATCCACCTCCCGAACAAGGTTCTCGTGCATACTAAACTCGCTCTAGCGGCTCTGCCCTCCGCAGATTCGGCAACAGCACGCCCAGGAGAGTATGCCGCCGCGTTAATCGCACAGAATCCGAGGAGGCATGGATCCCTGAAGACGTTTGAGCAGGAGTTGGAGAAGACGCGCATCCCTCGTATCAGCCGCATCTCGGTGACGCCCATCAAGGGATTTGCGCTGAGTCATCCGTCCTCGATAAATCTCACATCCCGGGGTGCCGAGGGAGATAGGGACTTTTTCTTGATTGATGACAAGGGATCCGTGGTTTCCGTCTCTAAAACTGGAGCTTTTTCCGGATTTGTACCCGAATATAACGCGGCGGGCAATGAGTTATCAATTACTGCTCCGGACGGATCTGTTTCCCGAGAAGAGGTCTGTTTGGGCGAGACCATCGTCGCTGATTTCTGGGGCCACCACAAAGCTCCCGCTCGAATGGTGATCGGGCCATGGGCCAATTGGTTTTCTCATGTTGGGGGTCAAAACCTTCGGCTGGTAAAGGCCAGTACACCAGGTGGTGGTATCGATCTTGAACCTGTCACCTTGCTCGGAGGCGGCACGCTGAAGGCCCTGGAGGACCATGCAGGGCTGGAAGATCTGGATGATCGACGATTTCGAATGCTTCTCAATTTTTCGGGAGCCCCTGCCTATGCTGAAGATTCCTGGCTAAACAAGGAATTTCAGATTGGATCGGCCCGCGTCTATTTGACTGGACCGGTGAAACGCTGCTCCGCGGTAACGCGTAACCCGGATACAGGAAACCGTGACTTGCCGCTGCTGAGAATGCTGAAGCAGCATAGAGGTCTACAAGAATCGGTCCTCGGAATGGGAGTTTGTCTCGGCGTGTACGCGAAGGTCACGCTGCCTGGGACGGTCGCATGCGGTGATGAAATCATTGCGGTCAATTAG
- a CDS encoding FCD domain-containing protein produces MPAKYLVDSSAGSGHRVRYFSDYDIAEIGGVFAALEGRAAQHTALPLPETVEKLLWAIAERMRELRLPEDVDEQMRLDREFHGTLMSGQTKAKLGEAWQTLKPLIDVMMVPIMRRGLGTADNQTDRHLLLVDAEMTGERETLIKALEQH; encoded by the coding sequence ATGCCCGCGAAATACCTGGTAGATTCCTCCGCCGGCTCCGGCCACCGGGTTCGGTACTTCAGCGACTACGACATCGCTGAGATCGGAGGAGTCTTCGCAGCACTCGAGGGACGGGCGGCCCAGCACACGGCGCTCCCACTTCCCGAAACGGTTGAGAAATTGCTGTGGGCCATCGCAGAACGCATGCGGGAACTGCGTCTGCCGGAAGACGTCGATGAGCAGATGAGGCTGGACCGCGAGTTCCATGGCACGCTAATGAGTGGACAGACCAAGGCGAAGCTGGGCGAGGCCTGGCAGACCCTGAAGCCACTAATCGACGTCATGATGGTACCGATCATGCGGCGCGGACTGGGCACAGCCGATAACCAGACCGACCGGCACCTGTTGCTGGTGGACGCCGAGATGACCGGAGAGCGCGAGACGCTGATCAAGGCTCTTGAACAGCACTAG
- a CDS encoding sialidase family protein: MIARRLRRAALLTMLPAALMLNMSGASAATLKPLAVASGASPFAACTLGSVPGAVIYPNAEVEPWVAVDPANSNKIIGVWQQDRWSDGGARGLVSGYSTNGGTTWNEVAQPFSACAAGGPSRYDRASDPWVSIGPDGTAYSVSISFQGVGYDNAVLASTSHDGGATWTAPKTLIEDLGSPQFFNDKESVTADPLIRGTAYAVWDRLVSPTDNPRATAHAAAFTGPTLFSKTTDSGATWSSPTVIVPTGNKQQTIGNQIVIGPDRTLYNFFDLILGTGKNGVDKLHGLNVAYTKSTDGGSSWTGQQVIAKLNTVGVTDPNTGASVRTGDIIPEPAVDPATGQLYVVWQDSRFNGGHYEEVAISTSTDGGATWSAPVRANTPKGVPAFTPSIRVAGGKVGVTYYDFRNLTVGNTSTLPTDYWFTSSPVGTLALGGETHVYGPFDMMTAPEAGGFFVGDYVGLASVGSSFASLSIRANDANTSNRTDAVFTVIAP, translated from the coding sequence ATGATCGCCAGACGCCTGCGCCGAGCGGCACTGCTCACCATGCTGCCGGCCGCGCTCATGCTCAACATGTCCGGAGCCTCCGCCGCGACGCTCAAACCCCTAGCCGTTGCCAGCGGGGCCAGCCCGTTCGCGGCCTGCACGCTGGGCTCCGTCCCCGGCGCCGTGATCTACCCGAACGCCGAGGTCGAGCCGTGGGTCGCCGTCGATCCGGCCAACTCCAACAAGATCATCGGCGTGTGGCAGCAGGACCGGTGGTCCGACGGCGGCGCGCGCGGCCTCGTGTCCGGTTACTCAACGAACGGGGGCACGACCTGGAATGAGGTAGCCCAGCCGTTCTCGGCGTGCGCTGCGGGCGGACCTTCCCGCTACGACCGAGCCTCGGACCCGTGGGTCTCGATAGGACCGGACGGCACGGCATACTCGGTATCCATCTCGTTCCAAGGCGTCGGCTACGACAATGCCGTTCTCGCCTCGACCTCGCACGACGGCGGAGCAACATGGACTGCCCCGAAGACCCTGATCGAAGACCTCGGGTCTCCACAGTTCTTCAACGACAAGGAGTCCGTCACCGCTGACCCCTTGATCCGGGGCACGGCCTACGCAGTGTGGGACCGGCTCGTCTCACCGACCGACAACCCACGGGCAACGGCCCACGCCGCCGCGTTCACGGGACCGACGCTCTTCTCCAAGACGACGGACTCGGGGGCCACGTGGAGCTCGCCGACGGTCATCGTGCCCACTGGCAACAAGCAGCAGACCATCGGCAACCAGATCGTCATCGGCCCGGACCGCACGCTCTACAACTTCTTCGACCTCATCCTGGGCACGGGCAAGAACGGTGTCGACAAGCTGCACGGGCTCAACGTGGCCTACACCAAGTCCACGGACGGGGGCTCCAGCTGGACGGGCCAACAGGTCATCGCGAAGCTCAACACCGTGGGCGTCACCGACCCCAACACGGGTGCGTCCGTTCGGACCGGAGACATCATCCCCGAGCCGGCGGTCGACCCCGCCACAGGACAGCTGTACGTCGTGTGGCAGGATTCACGGTTCAACGGCGGGCACTACGAGGAGGTCGCGATTTCGACGTCGACTGACGGCGGTGCGACCTGGAGCGCGCCGGTGCGGGCCAACACGCCGAAGGGCGTCCCGGCCTTCACCCCGAGCATCCGCGTCGCCGGCGGGAAGGTCGGCGTCACGTACTACGACTTCCGGAACCTCACCGTCGGGAACACGAGCACCCTTCCAACGGACTACTGGTTCACCTCCTCCCCAGTGGGCACTCTTGCGCTCGGGGGCGAGACGCACGTGTACGGCCCATTCGACATGATGACGGCGCCCGAGGCCGGCGGGTTCTTCGTGGGCGACTACGTCGGTCTGGCTTCCGTCGGCTCGTCGTTTGCGTCCCTGTCCATACGGGCCAACGACGCGAACACGTCCAACCGGACCGACGCAGTGTTCACGGTCATTGCGCCGTAA
- a CDS encoding YbhB/YbcL family Raf kinase inhibitor-like protein translates to MKTHDPFAPTSGIESFEVISESFEDGQVLPEAQRSAVLGAGGRDESPQLTWSGAPEGTRSYAVTVFDPDAPGAGYWHWAVVNIPADVTSLPAGAGSRDNSRLPSGAVQLNNDAGFAGFVGAAPPPGHGQHRYLLVVHALDVERLDLRTDDTPVALQSALSTHILGRARLTGIFERR, encoded by the coding sequence ATGAAAACTCATGATCCATTTGCACCAACATCCGGGATCGAATCCTTCGAAGTCATCAGCGAATCCTTCGAGGATGGCCAGGTTCTTCCGGAAGCCCAGCGCAGCGCCGTCCTGGGAGCCGGCGGGCGGGACGAATCGCCCCAGCTCACCTGGTCGGGCGCGCCCGAGGGAACCAGGAGCTACGCAGTCACCGTCTTCGACCCCGATGCCCCAGGCGCGGGCTACTGGCATTGGGCTGTGGTGAACATCCCGGCAGACGTCACCTCCCTCCCGGCCGGTGCAGGTTCCCGGGACAACTCCCGGTTACCGTCTGGTGCAGTGCAATTGAACAACGATGCCGGATTTGCCGGTTTCGTGGGAGCTGCCCCGCCTCCCGGGCACGGTCAGCACCGGTATTTGCTGGTGGTCCACGCCTTGGATGTTGAGCGGCTGGACCTTCGCACTGATGACACCCCGGTCGCCCTGCAATCCGCGCTCTCCACCCACATCTTGGGCCGGGCGAGGCTGACGGGTATCTTCGAACGCCGCTAG
- a CDS encoding ATP-binding protein DrrA1-3 family domain-containing protein produces the protein MRRSRHGTDETAVQRELINAGVAVRSFTTERVSLEEIFIRVYGRKATAGA, from the coding sequence GTGAGGCGATCCCGGCACGGAACCGACGAAACAGCAGTGCAGCGCGAACTCATCAATGCCGGCGTGGCCGTCCGCAGCTTCACCACCGAGCGGGTCTCCCTGGAAGAAATCTTCATCCGCGTGTACGGCAGAAAGGCAACGGCAGGAGCCTGA
- a CDS encoding ABC transporter permease, which translates to MLRLPGKPRQGAREGLRNRQGIFANNTYEADSTLEEKENRVTEMILTTLNPTTLIVGKIISLFLVGIVQIGVFLAPIVIGYAFFRDRLALPDLNLSSLVFEPVPLLTGALLLLGGFTLFTAVLVAIGAVMPTAKEAGVVFGPLMGLIFVPFYAINLILSDPHSPVVQAFTYFPLSTPVTALLRNGFGTLSTTEAIIVIAELFILGILVLRLAVHLFRYGSIQYSSKLSITKTLRHRPPELAGK; encoded by the coding sequence ATGCTTCGCCTACCCGGCAAACCCCGCCAAGGAGCCCGTGAAGGTCTACGGAACCGACAAGGCATCTTCGCGAACAACACCTACGAAGCCGACAGCACCCTGGAGGAGAAAGAAAACAGGGTCACCGAAATGATCCTCACGACCCTGAACCCGACGACCCTGATCGTGGGAAAGATCATCTCCTTGTTCCTCGTCGGGATCGTCCAGATCGGCGTGTTCCTTGCCCCGATCGTCATCGGCTACGCGTTCTTCAGGGACCGGCTCGCCCTGCCCGACCTCAACCTAAGCTCCCTGGTCTTTGAACCGGTGCCGCTGCTGACCGGGGCCCTGCTCCTGCTGGGCGGATTCACCCTGTTCACGGCCGTCCTCGTCGCGATCGGCGCGGTCATGCCCACCGCGAAGGAAGCCGGGGTCGTATTCGGTCCGCTCATGGGGCTGATCTTCGTCCCGTTCTACGCGATCAACCTCATCCTCAGCGACCCGCACTCCCCCGTCGTCCAGGCCTTCACGTACTTCCCGCTCTCCACCCCCGTGACCGCGCTGCTCCGCAACGGATTCGGAACGCTCAGCACCACCGAAGCAATCATTGTCATCGCCGAACTGTTCATCCTCGGCATCCTCGTCCTGCGACTCGCGGTCCACCTCTTCCGCTACGGGTCCATCCAGTACTCCAGCAAACTCTCCATCACCAAAACCCTCCGCCACCGTCCACCGGAACTCGCCGGAAAATAG
- a CDS encoding LuxR C-terminal-related transcriptional regulator, which produces MFLLSWRTLMVSGKSQILLKAAFAAGAAQYQLDGADQILHILADGTRHDAAALLFWNPDRAQHVVLANDGYQPETLAALGDPYAATKVHRKLLKLNRPLRIDDLKYDYRETQLYQTALAPAGFTDGMTTCLISDDGQYSGMLHLSATHFHNFDDDARDLIGALSPIVAELCRRQTLGYPILRLREDCKAALFDGEDAPRPVISRDMSSVVFQPRFREFVARFLAGDSASVSGLWAVEDGTVALEITRTAAARSGRGDVALIVETPMDLPFGLTTREAEVIDRITVGRSNQQIASELGISIRTVTTHVENILVKMAQESRSGVAAVAISAGLHRLDTRY; this is translated from the coding sequence ATGTTCCTCCTGTCTTGGAGGACCTTGATGGTCAGCGGAAAATCCCAGATTCTGCTCAAGGCGGCTTTCGCTGCCGGTGCAGCCCAATATCAACTTGATGGCGCTGACCAGATCCTGCATATCCTGGCCGACGGCACCAGGCATGACGCTGCCGCCTTGCTCTTCTGGAACCCTGACCGCGCCCAACATGTTGTCCTGGCGAACGATGGCTACCAGCCGGAAACCCTGGCCGCCCTAGGGGACCCGTATGCCGCGACAAAGGTTCATCGGAAACTGTTGAAACTCAACAGGCCCCTTCGCATTGACGATCTTAAGTACGACTACCGGGAGACGCAGCTGTATCAGACGGCCCTGGCGCCGGCGGGCTTCACCGATGGAATGACCACGTGCCTGATTTCTGACGACGGCCAATATTCTGGGATGCTGCACCTCTCGGCAACTCATTTTCACAACTTCGACGACGATGCACGGGACCTCATCGGGGCGTTGTCCCCGATCGTCGCTGAGCTGTGTAGGCGGCAGACGCTGGGCTACCCTATTCTCCGGCTACGGGAGGACTGCAAAGCCGCCCTCTTTGACGGAGAGGACGCTCCTCGCCCCGTTATCTCACGGGACATGAGCAGTGTTGTTTTTCAGCCGCGCTTCCGTGAATTCGTCGCGCGCTTCCTAGCAGGCGACTCGGCGTCCGTCTCAGGGCTGTGGGCTGTCGAGGACGGCACGGTCGCGCTGGAAATCACGCGGACCGCAGCGGCACGGTCAGGACGCGGGGACGTTGCCTTGATCGTTGAAACACCGATGGACCTTCCATTCGGACTGACAACAAGGGAAGCCGAGGTCATCGATCGGATAACGGTGGGGCGCTCAAATCAGCAGATTGCCTCCGAGCTCGGCATTTCCATCCGCACGGTCACAACACACGTCGAGAACATTCTCGTCAAGATGGCACAAGAATCCCGATCGGGTGTGGCTGCAGTGGCCATCAGCGCCGGCCTGCATCGACTCGACACAAGGTATTGA
- a CDS encoding N,N-dimethylformamidase beta subunit family domain-containing protein, whose product MAGDGDARMELSIPQPLQPGVWHEVAASYDLASGLGALSQKPCSAAAGSRRLADLSCEIHTVTRHRRLARLPPAPIMIGASAKLTSHWTAAEESFTGTLESPYAIANATRSADLPGLHARRLDASALIAAWDFSRGLSEDGIHSDEVPDITGCFNAHCVNRPLRAVPGHLGDAVEDFRTAPERYGAIRLVDRWPDTERWLARITLAVPESLESGFYAVQLRAANTEEYVPFVISPSRQPPLQIPDSKGRTRQISAHEAPSEH is encoded by the coding sequence TTGGCGGGCGACGGCGACGCCAGGATGGAGCTCAGCATCCCGCAGCCTCTCCAGCCAGGCGTCTGGCACGAAGTGGCCGCGTCCTACGACCTCGCATCAGGTCTCGGCGCCCTGTCGCAGAAACCATGCTCCGCGGCCGCGGGGTCCCGCCGTTTGGCGGATTTGAGCTGCGAAATCCACACGGTAACGCGTCATCGCAGACTCGCTCGGCTGCCGCCCGCTCCCATCATGATCGGCGCCAGTGCCAAGCTCACTTCACACTGGACGGCCGCCGAAGAGTCCTTCACGGGAACGCTGGAATCTCCCTACGCGATCGCGAACGCAACCCGGAGCGCGGATCTGCCGGGACTGCACGCCCGGCGCCTGGACGCTTCTGCCCTCATCGCTGCGTGGGATTTCTCCCGCGGCCTTTCCGAGGACGGTATCCACTCGGATGAAGTCCCGGATATCACCGGTTGTTTTAACGCCCACTGCGTCAACAGACCTCTGAGGGCGGTTCCGGGTCATCTTGGAGACGCGGTCGAAGACTTCAGGACCGCGCCGGAAAGGTACGGTGCCATCCGCCTGGTGGACAGGTGGCCAGATACCGAGAGGTGGCTCGCGCGGATCACCCTCGCCGTCCCGGAGTCGCTGGAAAGCGGGTTTTATGCCGTGCAGTTACGCGCGGCCAATACCGAGGAATATGTGCCGTTTGTCATTTCGCCGTCGAGGCAACCCCCGTTGCAGATCCCAGACAGCAAGGGCCGCACCCGACAGATCTCAGCCCACGAGGCCCCGTCCGAACACTGA